The Gemmatimonadota bacterium genome includes a region encoding these proteins:
- a CDS encoding FAD-dependent oxidoreductase, with translation PEQRRIFRTIPGLEKAEFVRLGSLHRNTFIESPRLLRPTLQFRQRDDLFFAGQMIGVEGYLESAAAGWLAGRNAGLQVKGQPLLTPPLTTALGAMIAYVTDPERKYFQPMNVNYGLFPGLPQRLRGREKKQAMADRALSDLASWQAEHGLC, from the coding sequence TCCCGAGCAGCGGCGTATTTTTCGCACGATTCCCGGCCTGGAAAAAGCGGAGTTCGTGCGCCTCGGCAGCCTGCACCGTAACACCTTTATCGAGTCGCCTCGCCTGCTCAGACCGACCTTACAGTTTCGGCAGCGCGACGACCTGTTTTTTGCCGGACAGATGATTGGCGTGGAAGGCTATCTGGAGTCGGCCGCGGCCGGCTGGCTGGCCGGAAGAAACGCCGGCCTTCAGGTCAAGGGACAGCCGCTGTTGACGCCGCCCCTCACAACGGCGCTGGGCGCCATGATCGCATACGTCACCGACCCCGAACGCAAGTATTTCCAACCCATGAACGTCAACTACGGGCTGTTCCCTGGGCTCCCGCAGCGGCTGCGGGGTCGTGAAAAAAAACAGGCTATGGCGGACCGGGCACTCTCAGATCTGGCGTCCTGGCAGGCCGAGCACGGCCTGTGCTGA